The genomic segment GGCACACCTTCCTGCAATTCGATCGTTGCCGACTATTTCCCTGCGAGCCGCCGTGCGATGGCAATGACGGTGTTTGCGCTTGGCGCTCCCATAGGTGCGTGGTTGGGTGCCGATATGGCAGGGGCGGTGGCCGCCACATATGGCTGGCGCTACGCCTTTTTCGTTTTAGGCGTGCCCGGCGTTGTTCTAGCCTTGGTTGTGTATCTAACGATCAAGGAACCGGCACGGGGACGGCTGGATGCAGTCTCTGACCAACCCGCGCCACCGATACTCGAGACGCTCAAATTCCTCTGGTCGCAAAAAGCCGCCGTTCACGCAATGATGGGCAGCGGTCTATCTGCCCTTTGGGGTTGGGGGCTGATGTGGTTCACGCCGACCTTTATCCAGCGCACCTACGGACTGGATGTGGGCGAAGCAGGCGCGGTGGTCGGGCCAATCCATCTCGTCATGGGCATTGCGGCCTCGCTGTTTACTGCTTGGCTTGTGGCACGTCCCGCCTACACAGACCCACGGAAAATATTGCGTTTGCTTGGCGTAGTAACGGGTCTGGCGACTATCCCATCAATCATCGCCTATTACACCCAGTCGTTGGGTGTCGCGACCGTAATGTGGTGGATATTCATTCCGGCCATTTATTTCTACATTGGCCCAGCCTTTTCCTTGGCTCAAAATCTGGCGCCACCCAAAATGCGAGCGATGTTTATCGCGATTTCCTTGTTAATCGCGAATGTGTTTAACCTCATCGTTGCACCACAAGGCGTTGGATTGCTCAGCGACTATTTTGCCGGGCCTGCAGGGGCTGACGCGGCTTCGTTACGACTTGCGCTGCTCGTTCTGGCTCCGACAGGGTTCTGGGCCGCCTGGCATTATTGGCGCGCTGAAAAATACATTATTGAAGATCAAAAAAGGGCTGTTGGTTATGTCTGAAGGCACACTCAAATCTTATATCGACGGCGAATGGGTCCTTCCCGCGACGTCGACGGACATCGTAACGGCTACCAATCCCGCGACTGAGGAAATCTGCGCTACGGTAGCTGTGTGCGGCCATGATGATGTAGATCGCGCTGCGCGGGCAGCGCGGGCGGCTTTTGATGGCTATGCCGCCATGTCTCTCGATGACCGCATCGCACTT from the Sphingorhabdus lacus genome contains:
- a CDS encoding spinster family MFS transporter — encoded protein: MASNAPTTPVNADEVSTLGQRWYVLIIMMLAYTINIADRYVMSTVLEPIRLELKLTDSGVAFLTGVSLALFYVTMGIPLSWIADRYNRKNLLAISMAVWSAMTAFCGLSQGYMQLLLARIGVGIGEAGGTPSCNSIVADYFPASRRAMAMTVFALGAPIGAWLGADMAGAVAATYGWRYAFFVLGVPGVVLALVVYLTIKEPARGRLDAVSDQPAPPILETLKFLWSQKAAVHAMMGSGLSALWGWGLMWFTPTFIQRTYGLDVGEAGAVVGPIHLVMGIAASLFTAWLVARPAYTDPRKILRLLGVVTGLATIPSIIAYYTQSLGVATVMWWIFIPAIYFYIGPAFSLAQNLAPPKMRAMFIAISLLIANVFNLIVAPQGVGLLSDYFAGPAGADAASLRLALLVLAPTGFWAAWHYWRAEKYIIEDQKRAVGYV